A genomic region of Fundulus heteroclitus isolate FHET01 chromosome 24, MU-UCD_Fhet_4.1, whole genome shotgun sequence contains the following coding sequences:
- the bin1b gene encoding myc box-dependent-interacting protein 1b isoform X3, with translation MAELGKGVTAGKLALNVQKRLSRAQEKVLQKLGKADETRDTAFEELVASFNKQMTEGTKLQRDLKAYLAAVKAMHDASRRLQDCLADMYEPDWFGKEEMDALVEEMIEKEMDNNLEDTDTLWLDYHQTLTDKALLCMDTYLAQFPEIKSRIAKRERKLVDFDSARHHFSSLQKGKKKDEAKIAKPAALLEMAAPSWAQGLISAHQVAQTNLSYNQAEEDLGRAQKIFEELNVELQDELPTLWDSRVGVYVGTFQSLAGHQEKFHKEMSKLSQNLNDIMTKLEEQRQLNEEANHSESTSPAPKKLGPPPSRPPPRLTPSPDPKQQSLGMLEEEASAADTNTDASSTTQQQEPTGTERASQRDDDDDDDDDDRPRDEVQSGWDYSDSISQSCAQPGWEGPEAAEGQEERGYAAQPYSEPDWDDDDGVRVGQGDWGQEEESSVTNGSDADLPPGFLYKVKAVHEYTATDNDELELKVGDAVLVLAFDNPDEQDDGWLLGVKESHWSQKKDISAKGVFPENFTQKV, from the exons ATGGCCGAGCTCGGGAAAGGGGTCACCGCCGGGAAACTGGCTCTGAACGTCCAGAAGAGGCTGAGCAGAGCGCAGGAGAAG GTCCTCCAGAAACTCGGTAAAGCCGATGAGACGCGGGACACGGCCTTCGAGGAGCTGGTGGCCAGCTTCAACAAGCAGATG ACTGAAGGCACCAAGCTGCAGCGGGACCTGAAGGCCTACCTGGCGGCGGTCAAAG CGATGCACGACGCGTCGCGGCGGCTCCAGGACTGCCTGGCTGACATGTACGAGCCCGACTGGTTTGGAAAGGAGGAGATGGACGCCCTGGTGGAG GAGATGATAGAGAAGGAGATGGACAATAAcctggag gACACAGACACGCTGTGGCTGGATTACCATCAGACCCTGACAGACAAGGCGCTGCTGTGCATGGACACTTACCTGGCTCAGTTCCCAGAAATCAAG TCTCGCATCGCCAAGCGAGAGAGGAAGCTGGTGGACTTTGACAGCGCCCGCCATCACTTCTCCTCCCTGCAGAAGGGAAAGAAGAAGGACGAGGCCAAGATCGCTAAG CCAGCAGCCCTGTTGGAGATGGCCGCTCCCAGCTGGGCTCAGGGTTTGATTTCGGCCCACCAGGTGGCTCAGACTAACCTCTCCTACAACCAG GCGGAGGAGGATCTGGGCCGGGCTCAGAAGATCTTTGAGGAGCTGAAtgtggagctgcaggacgagCTCCCAACTCTGTGGGACAG TCGTGTTGGCGTCTATGTTGGCACATTCCAGAGCCTGGCCGGCCATCAGGAGAAGTTCCACAAGGAGATGAGCAAA CTCAGCCAGAACCTGAACGACATCATGACCAAactggaggagcagcggcagcTCAA TGAGGAAGCCAACCACAGCGAATCCACCAGCCCAGCACCAAAG AAGCTCGGACCCCCTCCCAGCCGGCCTCCCCCCAGGCTTACGCCGTCTCCAGACCCCAAACAGCAAAGCCTCGGCATGTTGGAGGAAGAGGCTTCGGCAGCAGATACTAACACGGACGCCAGCAGCACAACACAACAG CAAGAGCCGACCGGCACAGAGCGGGCATCCCAGcgggatgatgatgatgatgatgatgatgatgaccggCCCCGGGACGAGGTCCAAAGCGGCTGGGATTACAGCGACAGCATCTCTCAGAGCTGCGCTCAGCCCGGCTGGGAGGGTCCGGAGGCGGCTGAGGGTCAGGAAGAGCGGGGCTACGCGGCTCAGCCGTACAGCGAGCCTGACTGGGACGATGACGATGGTGTCCGTGTGGGTCAGGGTGACTGGGGCCAAGAGGAGGAG AGCTCTGTGACCAACGGCTCCGACGCTGATCTCCCTCCAGGGTTTCTCTACAAG GTAAAAGCCGTACACGAGTACACCGCCACTGACAACGACGAGCTGGAGCTGAAGGTCGGCGACGCCGTGCTGGTTTTGGCTTTTGACAACCCAGATGAACAG GACGATGGCTGGCTCCTCGGCGTCAAAGAGTCTCACTGGTCACAGAAGAAAGATATTTCAGCCAAAGGTGTTTTCCCTGAGAACTTTACCCAGAAGGTTTGA
- the bin1b gene encoding myc box-dependent-interacting protein 1b isoform X5 — MAELGKGVTAGKLALNVQKRLSRAQEKVLQKLGKADETRDTAFEELVASFNKQMTEGTKLQRDLKAYLAAVKAMHDASRRLQDCLADMYEPDWFGKEEMDALVEDTDTLWLDYHQTLTDKALLCMDTYLAQFPEIKSRIAKRERKLVDFDSARHHFSSLQKGKKKDEAKIAKAEEDLGRAQKIFEELNVELQDELPTLWDSRVGVYVGTFQSLAGHQEKFHKEMSKLSQNLNDIMTKLEEQRQLKKDATAATKKVDDAKSEEANHSESTSPAPKKLGPPPSRPPPRLTPSPDPKQQSLGMLEEEASAADTNTDASSTTQQQEPTGTERASQRDDDDDDDDDDRPRDEVQSGWDYSDSISQSCAQPGWEGPEAAEGQEERGYAAQPYSEPDWDDDDGVRVGQGDWGQEEESSVTNGSDADLPPGFLYKVKAVHEYTATDNDELELKVGDAVLVLAFDNPDEQDDGWLLGVKESHWSQKKDISAKGVFPENFTQKV, encoded by the exons ATGGCCGAGCTCGGGAAAGGGGTCACCGCCGGGAAACTGGCTCTGAACGTCCAGAAGAGGCTGAGCAGAGCGCAGGAGAAG GTCCTCCAGAAACTCGGTAAAGCCGATGAGACGCGGGACACGGCCTTCGAGGAGCTGGTGGCCAGCTTCAACAAGCAGATG ACTGAAGGCACCAAGCTGCAGCGGGACCTGAAGGCCTACCTGGCGGCGGTCAAAG CGATGCACGACGCGTCGCGGCGGCTCCAGGACTGCCTGGCTGACATGTACGAGCCCGACTGGTTTGGAAAGGAGGAGATGGACGCCCTGGTGGAG gACACAGACACGCTGTGGCTGGATTACCATCAGACCCTGACAGACAAGGCGCTGCTGTGCATGGACACTTACCTGGCTCAGTTCCCAGAAATCAAG TCTCGCATCGCCAAGCGAGAGAGGAAGCTGGTGGACTTTGACAGCGCCCGCCATCACTTCTCCTCCCTGCAGAAGGGAAAGAAGAAGGACGAGGCCAAGATCGCTAAG GCGGAGGAGGATCTGGGCCGGGCTCAGAAGATCTTTGAGGAGCTGAAtgtggagctgcaggacgagCTCCCAACTCTGTGGGACAG TCGTGTTGGCGTCTATGTTGGCACATTCCAGAGCCTGGCCGGCCATCAGGAGAAGTTCCACAAGGAGATGAGCAAA CTCAGCCAGAACCTGAACGACATCATGACCAAactggaggagcagcggcagcTCAA AAAAGATGCCACTGCAGCGACAAAGAAAGTAGACGATGCAAAGAG TGAGGAAGCCAACCACAGCGAATCCACCAGCCCAGCACCAAAG AAGCTCGGACCCCCTCCCAGCCGGCCTCCCCCCAGGCTTACGCCGTCTCCAGACCCCAAACAGCAAAGCCTCGGCATGTTGGAGGAAGAGGCTTCGGCAGCAGATACTAACACGGACGCCAGCAGCACAACACAACAG CAAGAGCCGACCGGCACAGAGCGGGCATCCCAGcgggatgatgatgatgatgatgatgatgatgaccggCCCCGGGACGAGGTCCAAAGCGGCTGGGATTACAGCGACAGCATCTCTCAGAGCTGCGCTCAGCCCGGCTGGGAGGGTCCGGAGGCGGCTGAGGGTCAGGAAGAGCGGGGCTACGCGGCTCAGCCGTACAGCGAGCCTGACTGGGACGATGACGATGGTGTCCGTGTGGGTCAGGGTGACTGGGGCCAAGAGGAGGAG AGCTCTGTGACCAACGGCTCCGACGCTGATCTCCCTCCAGGGTTTCTCTACAAG GTAAAAGCCGTACACGAGTACACCGCCACTGACAACGACGAGCTGGAGCTGAAGGTCGGCGACGCCGTGCTGGTTTTGGCTTTTGACAACCCAGATGAACAG GACGATGGCTGGCTCCTCGGCGTCAAAGAGTCTCACTGGTCACAGAAGAAAGATATTTCAGCCAAAGGTGTTTTCCCTGAGAACTTTACCCAGAAGGTTTGA